CGAAGATCTGACCTCCACAAGTCCAAAAGCGAAGAAATTGtaagattttttaaattattttttttctacatATTAGATCTGATGATGCTTATTGTCATTCAGTAATAAGATCATATGTATTAGATTTTGAGGGCCTTAACATACAAGGAATACCGAGCTAAGTCTAGCTGGAAGTTTGGAGCTTATTCACTATATGATTTATGATTGATGAGATTGTAGGTTGTATGAATTGAAAACTCTTCCACATGTCTGGTAATTTAGAATTTTCTACATTATTTCGCTTTTTGTTTGACATTATCTAACTTGTATGTGGCTATCAAGAGTTGAATTTTGTAGCTTCAAGACAACATGCTAGCTACATATCTTCTGAGAAATTTGAAGCAAAATCTGTAGATCGTTTATGGTGGTTACTAAATTTTAGTTCTTATAATGTTTGGTTGTGCAAGTCTTGTTATGATCTTTTAACATGTAAGTACATGCACAGACAACTCAGCTATATGAACAGCAGTCATCTATCCAGTTTGAATAATTGGTTATATCTTGTTATTGTTTGCCTTTCTGTTATGTACTTTTATTTATTCTCTACTGTATTTGTGGTTAAATTATGAACAAATATCCTAAAATCACTTTTCATGGTAGTATTCAGATGAAGAAGGTGATGCTAATAGTGCTGATGACGATGGCATAAGAGAAAGTGAAACTTCACTTAGTGGCAAGGTTCTTACAAGCTCGACTTTAGATGTTTGGTGTTGGATGGTTATGGAACAGCCAAATAGTTCTACATTCTCTAGCCTGCTTTATGGCTTCCGTGCTGCTTGTCATTATGGGGTGGACTCTGATGAAGTTTCACAACAGAAGATTGCAAATAGAGAGGTTTTCTCTAAGCTTCTGACATTCATTCTTCAAGAAGCACATGGTATTTTCTGTAGGCTCTTGGGAATTTCGGGTTCGATGAATAAAGAAAACTTGTTGAAGACAACAAAAAACTCCGAGTGGAAATCTGTGAGACCACTGATCAAGTCATATCTGAGGAGTTCACTCTTCCTTTTGAATCAGGAAATGGACAACCAGATTCTTATGTTTGTCATATCTCAGCTCAGGTTGTCAATTATGTTCTTTGCTGCTTTCCCATCACTGGCAAAGAGGTTGATTAAGGTACTTCAGAGTGTTCTTTACTAAAGATTCGAGTATTTAGCTACGAAATTTGTTAATCAGTTAGATTATAAGAACTGGGGAATAATTTTCAGGGTTTTTAATATTTCCAAACAAGCCATGCCGTAACTCTACATGAAATTCCAATCATAACAAGAGTTATTACATTTGTTGTGACAAGCCAAATAGTTTACAAAATTGGGGTTTCTATAAAAGAGTAGTTACATGCCCTTGTTATTagcatgataatattacatagatGGCAGTATCATTCCAGTCGTTTCAAATTACTGATTGCAGTTCTCAGCAAAACCAATAAACTTTGTCACCTAATGACTACTATTAACCCTTAAAAAAAGGGAATTTCTCAATGAGGAAAAAAAACTGTCTTCTTTTCTTActcatcttatattttgatgcagCGATCCATACATTTGTGGGCTACAGGCGATGAGAATCTCTCTGCGTGTTCATTTTTTATTATACGGGACATTGCTTCAAAGTTTTCCTCCGACTACCTTGATATATGCCTGATGAGAACATATCGAGCTTTCATAGCAAATTGCAAGTTTATGGACCCCGCAAATCTGAAGCATATTAAATTTCTGATGCACTCTATAGTGGAAATTTATTCCTTAGATATTCAAAAATCATCTCAGAAGGTGCTTGTCTCCGTGCAGCAGCTCGCAAGTATCTTAAGACAGGCTCTTAAGATAAAGAAAAAGGTTTGAAATACCTACATAGCTCTTGTGGAATTATGTTGTTTCTGTTCTACAAGTTCTTGAGTTTTTGATGTGATGAGGTTCATTGCCTGATACAGAGACATGCATAGAAAGTTAATGCTTTTTTTTCCTTGTCATGATGGCCTTATGTATTTTGTGGTGGTATTTGTGTGCATATTGTCATTACTATATCAAATTTGGGGGTAACGTTGACTAGTCTGGGGAGCATCTATCTACAACATGGGCAATTCAAATATGTGATATGATATTTTCTTAGAAATCTGATAAACACTTATGCAAAAACGAGCAATAAAAAAACCTTTATGAAATGATTGTAGCACATTCTGAAGCAAATTTGAAGCTATAGTTACAAACATTAGATGGAAGTAAAATTTTGTTGGGCGTTCAACAAAATTGCAACATCTCCATGTTTCAACTCTTTCTATTTTTGAATATGTTAATGAAGATTCCTAACTACAGTTTCTCTTCGTTCTtaattcctttctttctctcGTTTTGATCATACTGTAAAGAGGACTTGAAACGTGAAGTAAACACTCAAGAAATGAATCTAAAAACCACCAAAAGGATGGCCTAGTGCATAATGCTCGCCATTAAGGTGCTGGGAGGAACAGATGGATGTAGCTTTAATTCTTGAAAGAAAAATCATGGAACTCTTTGTCTTTCTGGATCATTTCAATCTTAAAGTAGTGGGGATTCCTTTTATCCCTGCTTTGAATTTTCTGCTGTGACAGAGGGTCTGTGAgcatgttctttcttttcttcctttgttAGTTACTTTCTGCAAAGCTATCTGTAGTCGTTTACTTATGAATATGTAGAAATAGTTTATATTAAGTTCATTTCATTGTCTTTTTAATGCAGGAGGAACTCAAAAAGATACATAGCTGGCAGTACATTAACTGCATCAGTGTATGGGTTGAGTTTGTTTCTTGTAACTTCAAGAATTATGACCTACAGCCATTGCTTGTTTTGATTATTGAAATTATAAGGGGGATAGCTCACTTGTTTTCTGGGCCACGTTATTCGCCTTTAAGGTTTAAATGCGTGAAAATACTCAATCAGCTCTCTCTTTCCAGTGGAGTTTTTATTCCTATTGCATCCTTGCTCTTCGACTGCCTAGAACATAGAGGAAATATCAATGTAGACAGAACACAGAGAAGTCATGTTGACTTTTCTTCCTTATTGAAGGTAAAGAAACAGTTTGGTTACTGTAATCTTATGTTTGATGCTATTTCTATGGTGCTAAACCATTTTGATTTCTTTTCTATAATTTGAAGTGTACATTTTATGCTAATAATcagtttttatataaaatattatctgcacaagttttagaaaaaaatacaACTGCTTTCCAATTTGGTACAAGTACATTGAGGAACCTTTATTGAAGGCTGTAAGTCCACTGGCAGGCAGGGATCATCACAAAGTCCTACACATTTTAGCCTATGATATTGAACAAACTGATATAAACACTTATGTTGAAATGGATTTTGATGAAGATGCAAAAGCTGGGGACAAACAGTTGACAAGCCAATGTCTCTTTATTTCCATTCCATATCGGTCCTCTTTCCTTGGGATGCAAACTGCTAATGCTTGTTAGTCCTCGTTTTGGGGATACATGTTCCAACTAAAaggcattgatttgcatttgtctcCTATTGCTGGAATAATAATTACTATGACCTGAATAATGTggctataatttaaaaataatcctTTTCAGGATCTTCTAATATTGACTATGCTTGTAGTTAATTCTTAAAATAATCCTCATTTTTGTTTCATGTGTAGTAATATTCTAATAATGTTCTTTTTTTCACTGGTAAAACAGGCACCCAAACAACTGCTCAAATCACGAGACTTTCATGAGGAGAGTATTCTTACAGCTATTCAGTTGCTTTCAGAGCATTTTTCTCAATGGAGCTATCATATATCTTTTCCTGAATTAACAACCATTCCACTGATTCTCCTGAAGAGATTCCATGAGAATACAACTCTTGAAAGTGTTCGTCGTACTGTTAAGCGTTTGATGGACCAGGTAACCGGACAATAAAAGAATTATTCTCTTATCAGTAAGCAAATGATTGATCTAAACACGAGCTAAGTCTTATGAGGATGTTGGACCAAAAGATGTTGTACAGTGCATTAGTTACTAAGTTCTTTCTACTCAGTACTGCAAATATGAGGAACCAGTGGTTCACTATTGTCTTTTCCCTTCAAATGCAGGCTCAGCAGAACAGTGAATTCATTCAGAGAAAAAGAGATGAGGTTTCATTTTCACCAGAGGATCAATCATCAGTTGATAGCTTTCTTCAGGTCAGTTTTTCCTCCCTCTATACCGTTTTCTTCATGCAAGAATAACCATGATGAATCTCTTCTTTGGTTTCTATATGCAGCTCGAAAAGAATGACAAGAGTGCTCCGTTTGGTCGGTTCTACGCCAGCACACGACATACTTCAATCTCCCAGAACATGATTCATTGAGTTGGCATCATCACATCATGTCGAGTTCGTATTCCATACAAGTCAGTTTATTTATCGTAGAAGCCAAAATTTTGCAAGTAGTGAATAATTCATCTGCTGAATGCTAAATTTTGTCTAATTAATGTAGTGGCATCTTTATAGTATACTGTTGGCAAAGAGCTATTGTAGGGCATGATGCTGCCTTGTGCCTGAACAATTAGGAAGTCATACATTTTAGTTGGTGCAGCAATCCATGTGAGGAAGTAATGATTCATGTGTGAAGGAAAGAAGGGAAAGAGTATTGGATGATATGTATGCCACTCTCTTTAACCATAATTCTATGTCCCATCTCTGAAATCCTCGTGTGTTGAAAGAGCCATTTGATGATTCAAGCCCTTTTCATTTATTGCATATAACATAATAGTTGCTTTGATCTAAGGCCACCAtcaaacctatatatatatatatgtatcaaatTGATCATGTCCGTCATCAAAAGTACGCAACAATCTTACTCGAGCATGGCTTTTTTCTCACTAAAAGTTGCCACAGAAAcaaaacagaaaaagaaataCACGAAAGTACACCGGAGAGATGGATATCTCCATTCTCATTGGCTTCTCATTCCACAGGTTTGCTGACCGCCTCGAACACTCGCTTTCTGTCTTTGATCGGCATCTTAAGCACTCTTCGAAAGTGCTCAGTATCACAAGGTATTCTGAGGACTCCCTTCTGCTGGTATCCGAACTCCCCAGCTGCCATCTCCAGCAAGCTAACAAAGCATGCATGCTTGAACGCCTCCACGCTCACCAGGAACCTCTGCAACCCCTCCTCCTCTGCTGCGGCCGCGCCCACCAGCACGGGCACGTAACCCCTCGGCGCTGCTCGTTCCTCGCCGCCCATTCTCCCTCCTCCGTCGACCGCcatcaacctctcaccaacctctgCATCCGCTCCAATCCGTCGCTAGATATACTGCAAGCTTCTGAGCTTGGTGCATTGCATGGAGTGCATGGCATCTTTGACACGGGCATCGCGTGGTACAGAGATGCATGTCACTGGCTGCGGTACGTCGAATGGACGTTCGAGGAAGAAGGACGAGGAGGAAGGTTTAAATGCTCGGAGCCAATGTGCTCTATCCTGTCGCATCCAAACAATAATGCCAATGTGCTCGTGGCTCGAAAATTACGAGAgttgataaatattttagaagTTCTTTTCAGATTCAAATTATTCGGAGGATTACGATTAAGATTCGGAATCTcagtaaattaagatttattgttataattatataatatatctcGAGGTTGCTTTGGTGAAAGAAGGAGATATAGAGATTTTTTTGTTTTGGCTTTAAGGTCTTTCTGGTAGAGAACAGCGTTGCAGCTCATGCACGAAGAAGCAGAAGAATCATGATGTAGCGTACAGGTGGTCCCATGAACTCCTGTGATCTAAGCAAGCAAACGGATTGAGAAGTTTCATTTTAAATCACTGTTCTGAACATGACGTGTttttgttggaattaaacttacgAAAGATAAAGATATTCATCGTATCAAAAGGTAAAACATATTAAAGGATAAATCAAATTGagtattaattttaataaaaaataatttaatgagtGTAATGCATATACGTGGAATATATAAATCCTGGTTACGAAACCTAAAGAGTTTTTTAGtaagatataaaatattttatcttgtcctaaaacataaaatattttatgttgtCTTACTCTTCGagtttaatatttggtatcacaGGTTAAGCTATGACATCTTCTTCAACCATCTCATCCAACTTTAAATCACTGGattgacaaaaaaaatatttatgatatatggTATATCCAAGATATACGAGAATTTGTAGAAGATGAATTTATTGAACCAAGTCGAGAAGAAGCAATGATCGATATATAAGCAAAAAAATAACTTAATGATAAAaggaaaaaaggagaaaaaaactttATTCACGATTTACCGAGGGTTTGATAATACAATATTCAATATCATCGCTATAGCaaatactttaaaaaaaattaaaaaatacttCAAAAAACATTCGATTGTGTGGATAAGGTAAAAAAGTTTCCAATTCTATACTTCTGGATCTATTACTCTTTGATCACTTATCTGTTCACCATTTCatcttatttgataaataatagaaataatttttgcTTGAATCATCACATAGATTAGCAAAGTCACATAATTTAAGAAGTTTGATTGTAAGAAGAACAAGAATGATTCAAGAGCTATATAATGTGACTCAAAGAATTTATactaataatgatattttttttattttatctttttacatgTTATGATCTATTAATCTTCAAATAAgtttatagagaaaaaaaaaatagcagtAAGCTATGAACGAGAAAATTTATGCTATTAACAACACTGATATACGAGAGCTTACTACATTTCCAAATGACCACTAAACGATCGATATTAAAtgaatcttcaaaacaaaaagaaatacaaaagggGAGATGAGAAATACAATGCATGATTAGTTACAAAAGGATATAAACAATAATACTGAATTAACTATGAAGAAGTATTCATTTTATTTACTCAACTAGAGAtaataagattacttatctcaCTAATAGTTCAaatgaaataaaatttttttcaaatggatatcaaattaatatttcttaataaattttttgaagaaGATGTATATGTTCAACAATACCCTAGTTTTATTATTCATGACTAAGGATATAAGGTATACAAGTTAAAGAAGGTTCTTTATGAGCTTGAACAAACCTTGTGAGTATAGAATTCTTGGatagatatttattttatttaatttttatttaaatgttCACATGAACAAAATTTAACTTTGATGATATATCATATTTGTATGCCTATATATAGATGATTTAATTTTTACAAGCAACAATATCTccatgattaaaaattttaaacactTTGTGAAGGAGTTTGAGATAATTGATTTGGGCATAATGACTTATTTCTTCAGAAGTTATACAAGATAACGAAGGAAATTTtatctcataaaaaaattatgcaaAAGAGATTCTAAAAAAGTTTTCAATGAAAGATTATCATCGTATAGATACATATATGAAATATAGCACCAAGTTAGACCAAAAAAGATGAAGGTAAAtcaattaattcaacttattataaaaatatagttGGATGTTTAAGATATTTGACCTAGATTCTCACTAGATATACTATTTGAAGTTGGTTTAATAAGTTAATATATGAAAGCTCTTAAGACTTCTATTTAGAGATCGTTAAaagaattttataatatattaaaaggaGCTTATCTAATGATTGTGCgaaaagctatatatatatatatatatatttgcttgtGAGCTGTGAGGTAGAAGATAGAGCAACGTCTTCTTGTGTTTGTCATATAATATTACTAAGAAAGCTACTTCAAGAACTTCTTACGTTGTAGGATAAgtcaatcaatattttttttgataacaaatcagctattgccttaACTAAGAATCCAGTGTACTATAAAAGATCAAAGTATATCGATATAAGATTTTATCTTATAAGAGACTATGTCAAAAATAAAAAGTGAGACTATTTTATATACAAGTGAACAATTGCTCGATATACTTATAAAATCTCTTAAATTTAAAGTATTTCAATAATTTCGAAAAAAATTTGGtatgttaaatgaaaaaaatttaagggGAAGAAtgctaaaattaaatttattaaggTATCGTAAAAATATTCATTATATCAAAAGATGAAATACATTAAAGGTCTATAGAAAGATAAATCAAATTGATTGTTGATTCACTCTttcgaaaaaaataatttatattaaaaaaataatttatattaaaaaaataatttatattaaatataatgaatGTAATATATTTATGAGGATTATATAAATCTCATGTGTTAGTTCATCAAATATGAAAAAGATcaagtaaaatataaaatatattacctTGTCATACTCTTCATTTGCGTCATACTTCTGTAGCTGTTTCTCTTCTCATTATCGAGTTCTAACAGTTTTATCTCTCCATGCTGCGCGACTAACTCTCCACCGTGGTCGCTGTAAGTTCCTCCGAACCACGATTCACCCACcttagagagagaagaagaagaggagtgaAGCTAAGAAACAGGTGATGAAACGACATGTGAGATCCTTAAATTGGACAGCGATGGTACGTAGCATGAACTGGAACTTACCTGGCCATGTGAAGGCTTCAGGATCAAGCTCGTCCGAGAGAGAAACACATGGAAAGAACCATTCATGAGCTTCAATACTGACTGGGTTGTGGTCACGCACCGTGTAGAAGAAATCTGTGGGTGAATGATCGTGCAGGCATCCGCTATTCTATTCCCACCTTTGAACCATCATCCATCGAGGATGATCAACTCAGGGCATTGCCACCAGTGGGCATCTCCTAGGCCAATAAATGATTCCAGATTACATGCATGGCGCGAAGTTAGCTGAATTTGCTAAACTGGTGAGAAAACGCTAAATCGAGTAATTTCGAATTCCAATAATTTAACGAACATTCGTAAGAGAAAGAATTTAAATACTTCAAAAGACGATCATAAAAGTTCCACAAATAAACCTACGAACGGATTACGTATAAACTTTTTTTGATCCAAATTTAATTCTAACATGCTTTCGAAATCTCATCCAACCTATGTCACGCGTAGAATTCTACTGTATTAAGATGATTTACATTTCACACCACTCCACACGAGTGTGTCTCTCTGAAACCAACCCATGACATGTAAAAACACGATTATTTTAAACGTTTATTAAGCATACGATTACTATTGTCTTAATTTTGGATagtaaaaatcaagaaaaacaaacaaaacacATATAAAACAGTAACGAAGCTAACTTAAAACATCAACAACTTAAAAACGACAAACCAACAGTTACGTTGCGGGTTGTCGGCGGCCGTCCACGGTATTATTTTTGTTGGCCGTCCATGATAAAAAGCATTAACAAAATGTGATCTTCTCGTCGTGAAGAAGCTGATGCACACCTATGACATTTTAGATCGACACTGTTGTGTCTCGGTGTTCGTCCTGAGTTGTTCATTGTTCGAGTCGCTGACTTGGAGCAGGACACCGTCATGGGTCCAGCCGGTCACATAAAGAGAAGCCTAATAACCCATGCAATGTACCGCTTGCTGTGGCCGTGACAGGCGAAGGTACAGATTCCGCCCGTGGTTTTCGCTGCGTCTCTTCGAGTCGCCGACTACCAGAAAAATACTTTTCAATcttacttttctctctctctctctctctctctctctccacatatatatatatatatatatatatatatatatatatatatatatatatatgagacttGGAATTGATTGAGAAAAAATATGTTCATATAAGCTTGAATAgggttattaaaaaaattaaattaaataaaaaattatgttctATAGAGTTTAGAGATGGAaagaaaatgataataataataataataataataataaaaaagtgtTCCATACTGCATACAACTTCTGGGTTTTGAATCACCTACCAACTCGCACCAGACTTGTTGGGTTGGGCCTTTATCTTTGTCGAATTCTAGTGGACCACTAGAATTCTAACATACACAGATGAACTTGATCCGTATATATTGACGTTtaaaatagatagatagatggtcGATGGTAGTGGCAGTTGAGCTCTACCCTTCACCAAATCCTGAAGGAGTTAGGTAGGTTCTTGTGTGACACTGTATATTCATATCTATGAAATGAAAAAGAATCGTTTCATAGTTGCTAGCTAATAGTCAGATTATATATGTTAGGTTTGACTTACAATCTCACAAGCTTAGATTGATATATGTTAGTTCGATTTAGGTTTGTCAATATTTGATTCCTAACATCGTAGGAAAGTAGGGTGACAAGATCGAACTGCAGCTTGATCCTAAAAGCAATCAACGCACAACACATAAATAGTGAAAGATATCGAcagaaattgacccactaacaagcttacccccttttttttttggattgCTCCCTTTTCTATCTTGATAAGCCTTATCCTGATAGCATTGATGTGAGATAGCTCTATAGAAACCCCAACCCTCACTGTGGTCCGATTTGGATCCAATGTGGTCCAATTTGGTGGCGGCTTCAACATTCTATAAATTGAATGTAATCCACTCCCCCACACGCTACTTCTCATGGCCAATGCCACTTTCACGGAGAAAACTTGCATGCTCTCCTCACCTAGTCACTCTTTCCCTTGCAAGTACAAGCCCCAGATCTTATTTCGATCACATCTACTAGTTAGCAGTCACTATAATCGTTTGGTGGCCACAAAAGTGGCTTTTAGGTTCATTCATTTGGCCCCACAACTCTTTGTTCTCTACTTCCTTTTTCCACTACCAGAGGTGGAGTGGACCAcaatactactactactaccaccgccaccgccaccgccaccaccactgaAAGTGTGCGTCACGGAAACCGTACCAAGATGACTACGGAACCCCAAAAAGAGTCCCACTTCACCTGCTCCTCCCTTTTGGTTCCTTGGGGGGCTTTGGTTGATGCTTGCTTATCGTTCCAAGGTATTAGTGTGCTAGTTGGCTTCTAGAAACCTATTTATTTAGGGTAAGTATGTTGTACTCTTGTGTCGATAAAAGGTGTTTGCGTGACCAAAAAGGTCAAGGGGACGAACAAGAGTCAAACCAGAGTAGGTGCAACATTGAATGATATGATTGGTATCGACCATGCCCAATTAGAGTGTAGTTTCTTCGTATGATTTTAGCGTTAGATTTAGGTCTGTATGTGGGCCCACCATTGTTTTGATCTCATGCTTTGAGAGTCGTTCAGAGGTTTGGTGTCCCAGGTGGCACGCCAGGAGAGGTATGGATCCCACATTATGGAAGAAAGAGCTGTTTCCTGTTCGCGGAACAGCTAAAATGAAGAATGTAAAATTAGAAGGGTTTTGCGTCGTACCTGCCAAGACGTACCCGCACGCGTACCCGCCCCGTCGGTCTTCTCGCCACCGATTTGTAGCCGTCTACAAATACGCCCCCCACCTTCCGTTCCCACCATCGCAGGCGAGAATGATCCGACGGATGTCGCGGGTGGCGGACTGCTCCCAGTGCCCGGCGATGCGGGGGTGGGAGAAGGGGAGGCGGCCGGCAGCTGCGGCGGCGCAGGGCCACGTGCCGCTCCACGTGGGGGAGGAGATGGAGCGGTTCGAGGTCCGGATGGAGCTGCTCGCCCGGCCCGCCTTCCTCGAGCTGCTGCGCCGGTCTGCCCAGGAGTACGGCTACGGGCAGCGCGGCGTCCTCCGCATCCCCTGCCCGGTCCCGTTCTTCCGCCGCCTCCTCGCGGCCTGCGGGAGTAGGGTGGAGGAGGATGGACTGCTCCGGTCCTTCGACGAGTTGTTCCACTCGTCCTCCGACCCGAATTGACCCGGCGAATCGAATCCGCTTCCTGGCTTCTTCTTTTCTCTGTTCGCTGATCCGCCCATGGAAGCTGTTGTTGTAGATAAACTTCATGGTGTATCGAAGGAGGGTCTTCTTCCTTTTCACTCTGTAGAGATACCGATGAGCTCCAATTACATGAATTCTCGAAACTATTGTACTTCATCTTATCAATCTTATTACATGACACCTCAAAGAGGGGAGGTTTCGGTCACAGAAGAAGAACGATGACAGCAGAACAAGCATCATTCTGCCATCATTTCGATAAACAAGCCGAAAAAGCCTCGATTCAAGGCGCAACGGAGATCCTTAATCGCAGAGCACGAACCTCGTGAGGCCCAACACGACGCAAGACAGCAAGAGGAGCACCATGGTGGCCACATCCCTGGTCGACCACTTACGCACCTTGGCCTCGACGCGCAGACTCTTGGCCCGCCGCAGCGCGTCCACCTCCTTGAACAGGTCGAACTCCGCGCCCTTCCGCTTCAGCTCCTCCACGCACTTGCCCAGCAGCACCccgtcctccctctccctctccagcAGCCGCTCCAGCACGCACTCCGTGTCGGTCTTGTAGCGGACGGCCCACACGACGGCCATGGAGCAGAGGAGGGAGCACAGGCAGGGGATCCACGACCGGCGGCACGCGGCAGAGGGGGACGAGGCGGACGCAgagtagaggaggaggaggatgagggagTGGAAGACGAAGAAGGCGCAGTAGAGGGCGGCGATCTCGCGGCGGACGGCGTCGACACGGGACTCCCGGAGGGCGATGCGGCGGGCGACGAGCTCCTCCTCCTTGATCCACTGCTTGAGCAGGAGCTTGTGGGTGACGCTCTCGGCGATCTCGTGGAGCGGGTGCCGGTGCTCGTCGCTGCTACTGCCAACGACACCGCCGGTCATCTCCTCGAATTCTTTGAGGTCTTGGAAAGGGGGTGGAGAGGAAACCGAAGGGAGGAATAGTATAATTCGAATCGAGGGGACGGAAGGCGGTCGAGTTTAAACGCCAAGAGATCGGTCGTTGTAACGGCCAGATTAAGGAGATCTGGTCACGTGACGcacgctccaacggtcaaattcctttggtgttgtccaaataataataTCTCAACTAATCACTTCATATTGATGAGAGATGAAGCAAATTAATCGTCAAGAGGTTACATATAACCATGTAATATATACTTTCATGTGAGGGGTCAGATGCGTGCAGCCTATATCCAGAACAAAAATGCTGCAATGTGCTGT
Above is a genomic segment from Musa acuminata AAA Group cultivar baxijiao chromosome BXJ3-4, Cavendish_Baxijiao_AAA, whole genome shotgun sequence containing:
- the LOC135635756 gene encoding auxin-responsive protein SAUR71-like, which codes for MIRRMSRVADCSQCPAMRGWEKGRRPAAAAAQGHVPLHVGEEMERFEVRMELLARPAFLELLRRSAQEYGYGQRGVLRIPCPVPFFRRLLAACGSRVEEDGLLRSFDELFHSSSDPN
- the LOC135635755 gene encoding uncharacterized protein LOC135635755; this encodes MTGGVVGSSSDEHRHPLHEIAESVTHKLLLKQWIKEEELVARRIALRESRVDAVRREIAALYCAFFVFHSLILLLLYSASASSPSAACRRSWIPCLCSLLCSMAVVWAVRYKTDTECVLERLLEREREDGVLLGKCVEELKRKGAEFDLFKEVDALRRAKSLRVEAKVRKWSTRDVATMVLLLLSCVVLGLTRFVLCD
- the LOC135637122 gene encoding protein REBELOTE-like, whose protein sequence is MAKKLGKKARKFAKKNLPSVMKRQRKLNSMFKKKSAPRRLKVSNEVFLEESNKSKNVQQTHGDHEGMILDEAVYNNDLGDLFHQDDYDLAEDASVSDGYISEDPECPYISESEDEICSEEKSDDAPILLQNREIYQEIAKQKRKLDKLCVKDPQFSKFLENRRSDLHKSKSEEIYSDEEGDANSADDDGIRESETSLSGKVLTSSTLDVWCWMVMEQPNSSTFSSLLYGFRAACHYGVDSDEVSQQKIANREVFSKLLTFILQEAHGIFCRLLGISGSMNKENLLKTTKNSEWKSVRPLIKSYLRSSLFLLNQEMDNQILMFVISQLRLSIMFFAAFPSLAKRLIKRSIHLWATGDENLSACSFFIIRDIASKFSSDYLDICLMRTYRAFIANCKFMDPANLKHIKFLMHSIVEIYSLDIQKSSQKVLVSVQQLASILRQALKIKKKEELKKIHSWQYINCISVWVEFVSCNFKNYDLQPLLVLIIEIIRGIAHLFSGPRYSPLRFKCVKILNQLSLSSGVFIPIASLLFDCLEHRGNINVDRTQRSHVDFSSLLKAPKQLLKSRDFHEESILTAIQLLSEHFSQWSYHISFPELTTIPLILLKRFHENTTLESVRRTVKRLMDQAQQNSEFIQRKRDEVSFSPEDQSSVDSFLQLEKNDKSAPFGRFYASTRHTSISQNMIH